In the genome of Candidatus Desulfatibia profunda, one region contains:
- a CDS encoding (Fe-S)-binding protein, translating to MSSEIIKFKGDKPSTFKDSVMEILPDGGNLNLCLTCGACSSGCPATGLEDMDPRKFLRMASLGMDEEILNSEWAWMCTMCQRCIYLCPMKIDIPQLVFNVRNRWPKEKQPKGIRGSCDAALMHDTCSAMGTSEEDFKFVVEDVLEEYRESQPEFKDMQAPINKEGAMYFLNQNSREPVTEPDEMVPLWKIMHLAGADWTYGTKGWAAENYCMFCADLENWEHIIRVKAKAVDDLGCKYWLNTEUGHELFAVRVGLTKFNIEHKFEIKSIIQCYAEWLRDGKLKVNSDWNKDLKVKFTVQDPCQLVRKSFGDPVAEDLRFVTKTVVGEENFVEMHPNKSNNYCCGGGGGFLQSGLPEARRGYGKFKFDQIAKTGADYCITPCHNCHAQVHDIGEHYQGKYHTVHLWTLICLALGILGPNEREYLGDDLKKVLVFHPESAM from the coding sequence ATGTCATCCGAAATTATTAAGTTTAAAGGGGACAAACCCAGCACCTTTAAAGACAGTGTGATGGAGATTCTCCCGGATGGAGGGAATCTAAACCTTTGCCTGACGTGCGGAGCGTGTTCTTCGGGTTGTCCGGCGACCGGTCTGGAGGATATGGATCCGCGGAAGTTTTTACGAATGGCTTCGCTGGGGATGGACGAAGAGATCCTGAACTCCGAATGGGCCTGGATGTGCACCATGTGCCAGCGCTGTATTTATTTGTGTCCCATGAAGATCGATATTCCCCAACTGGTCTTCAATGTTCGCAACAGATGGCCCAAGGAAAAACAGCCCAAGGGCATCCGGGGTTCGTGTGATGCGGCCTTGATGCATGACACCTGCAGCGCCATGGGGACCTCCGAAGAAGACTTTAAATTCGTTGTAGAAGACGTGCTGGAGGAGTACCGGGAATCCCAGCCGGAGTTCAAGGATATGCAGGCACCCATCAACAAAGAAGGTGCCATGTATTTTTTGAACCAGAATTCGCGCGAGCCGGTCACCGAGCCGGACGAAATGGTGCCACTGTGGAAGATCATGCATTTGGCAGGCGCCGACTGGACATACGGCACCAAAGGCTGGGCGGCCGAAAACTACTGTATGTTCTGCGCCGACCTGGAGAACTGGGAGCACATCATTAGAGTCAAGGCCAAAGCCGTAGATGATTTAGGATGCAAGTACTGGCTCAATACCGAGTGAGGGCACGAACTGTTTGCAGTCCGGGTCGGACTGACGAAGTTCAACATCGAGCACAAGTTTGAGATCAAGAGCATCATTCAGTGTTATGCCGAATGGCTCCGTGACGGCAAGCTGAAAGTCAATTCCGACTGGAACAAGGATCTGAAGGTCAAGTTTACTGTTCAGGATCCGTGCCAGTTGGTGCGCAAAAGTTTCGGCGATCCGGTGGCCGAAGATCTTCGCTTTGTGACCAAGACCGTCGTGGGCGAGGAAAATTTTGTTGAGATGCATCCCAACAAGTCCAACAACTACTGTTGCGGCGGCGGCGGCGGTTTCCTGCAGTCGGGACTGCCGGAAGCACGCCGGGGTTACGGCAAATTCAAGTTTGATCAGATTGCCAAGACCGGCGCGGACTATTGTATCACGCCGTGCCACAACTGTCATGCCCAGGTACATGATATCGGCGAACACTACCAAGGAAAGTACCATACGGTGCATTTGTGGACCCTCATCTGCCTGGCACTGGGGATTTTGGGTCCCAACGAGCGTGAATATCTGGGTGATGATCTCAAGAAGGTTCTGGTTTTTCACCCTGAGTCGGCGATGTAA
- a CDS encoding methylenetetrahydrofolate reductase yields the protein MKVKTPSKLEKILAAGHHAVTSECGPPRGSDMQVITEKAEMIKNHVDAINITDNQTSVTRMCSLAACIRLKLMGLEPVLQMVTRDRNRIALQSDILGAAAFDIHNILCLSGDHQSFGDCAQGQNVHDIDSMQLAQTVRLMRDEGKFLGGGDIGRPPKMFVGAAANPFADPFEIRVPRLAKKIAAGVEFIQTQCIYNMEKFELWLKMAGDRGLLEKVYILAGVTPFKSAGMAKYMKNRVPGIEVPDELVKRMAGTPKEKQPEEGIKICIEQIQHLKEVEGVHGFHVMAIEWEEMVPEIVEKSGLYPRPSVD from the coding sequence ATGAAAGTAAAGACACCAAGCAAACTGGAAAAGATACTTGCCGCCGGTCATCATGCCGTTACGTCCGAGTGCGGCCCTCCGCGCGGCAGCGATATGCAGGTCATTACCGAAAAAGCCGAAATGATCAAAAATCATGTGGATGCCATCAATATTACCGACAACCAGACATCGGTTACCCGGATGTGCAGCCTGGCTGCCTGTATCCGTCTGAAACTCATGGGGCTTGAGCCGGTACTTCAGATGGTGACCCGTGATCGCAACCGCATTGCCTTGCAGAGTGATATTTTAGGGGCGGCTGCGTTTGACATCCATAATATTCTCTGTCTTTCCGGAGACCACCAGAGCTTTGGAGACTGCGCCCAGGGTCAAAATGTTCATGATATTGACTCAATGCAATTGGCTCAAACCGTCAGGCTTATGCGCGATGAAGGCAAGTTTCTGGGTGGCGGGGATATTGGTCGTCCCCCGAAGATGTTTGTGGGGGCCGCGGCCAATCCCTTTGCCGACCCGTTTGAAATTCGTGTTCCCCGTCTGGCTAAAAAAATTGCCGCCGGGGTCGAGTTTATCCAGACCCAGTGTATATACAACATGGAAAAATTCGAGCTCTGGTTGAAGATGGCCGGTGACCGTGGATTACTTGAAAAAGTCTATATTCTGGCAGGCGTGACGCCGTTTAAATCAGCCGGCATGGCCAAATACATGAAGAACCGGGTTCCCGGGATAGAAGTGCCGGATGAGTTGGTGAAAAGAATGGCAGGTACGCCCAAAGAAAAACAGCCGGAGGAAGGGATCAAAATCTGCATTGAGCAGATTCAGCACCTCAAAGAAGTGGAAGGGGTTCATGGCTTTCACGTCATGGCCATTGAATGGGAGGAAATGGTGCCGGAGATTGTGGAAAAATCGGGTCTGTATCCCCGGCCGAGTGTGGATTGA
- a CDS encoding PAS domain S-box protein, which produces MRTVKEKELLIKAVDSFIRKFIVVSPEFKILAASCQQNEIPPSEIVGKYCYEVLANRSSPCENCAVIETLENGKHSLKLKIVDDLDLNVMPCYYSYPIYSGKDVEAYVSMDFDIPTRGGLEQKLERSKAFLHNLILSTVDGVIAADKSGKILLYNAAAADIFGYTRDEALTRLNVRDIYPDNNAYEVMRMLRSEEHGGKEKLKSYQVDVISKHGEIIPINLNATIIYEHERELATIGFFHDLREELRIKEELSKTQIQLLQAEKMSSLGKLAAGVAHQLNNPLGGIILFTKLILEEYDLPDGARQDLNRVVKDAERCRDTVKELLEFTRQTRHLLQPHDINQAISRTLFLLKNQALFQNIKIENDLDATLPLVPSDIQQLNHLFMNIILNAAQAMEGHGKLTIKNYLLPEGNKIGIEIADTGPGIPEDILPHIFEPFYTTKNEGEGTGLGLSLVYSIVENHGGHIKVTSKPGEGTTFIIEMPLEHKRNGGDNIEK; this is translated from the coding sequence ATGCGCACGGTCAAAGAAAAAGAATTGTTGATCAAAGCGGTGGATTCGTTCATCCGGAAGTTTATTGTTGTATCTCCTGAATTCAAGATCCTGGCCGCCAGCTGTCAGCAAAATGAAATACCACCGTCTGAAATCGTAGGAAAATACTGTTACGAAGTCCTGGCTAACCGATCCTCTCCGTGTGAAAATTGTGCCGTAATAGAGACGTTAGAGAACGGCAAGCACTCCTTAAAGCTGAAGATCGTTGATGATTTAGACCTGAACGTGATGCCGTGCTACTATTCATATCCCATCTATTCCGGGAAAGATGTCGAAGCCTATGTCAGTATGGATTTTGATATCCCCACCAGAGGAGGTCTCGAACAAAAGCTGGAGCGGTCCAAAGCCTTTTTGCATAATCTGATTCTCAGTACGGTAGACGGGGTTATTGCGGCGGATAAAAGCGGTAAAATCCTTCTTTACAATGCAGCCGCAGCCGATATTTTCGGCTACACCCGGGATGAAGCGCTGACCCGTCTGAACGTTCGTGATATTTATCCTGACAATAATGCCTATGAAGTTATGCGAATGCTGCGCAGCGAGGAACACGGCGGTAAGGAAAAGCTCAAATCCTACCAGGTAGATGTCATCAGCAAACACGGTGAAATCATTCCCATCAACCTGAATGCAACCATCATTTATGAGCACGAACGAGAGTTGGCCACCATCGGTTTTTTTCATGATCTGCGCGAGGAGCTTCGCATAAAAGAGGAACTGAGTAAGACCCAGATCCAGCTTTTGCAAGCAGAAAAGATGTCTTCCCTCGGCAAACTGGCTGCCGGCGTGGCGCATCAATTAAATAATCCGCTGGGAGGAATTATCCTGTTTACCAAGCTTATCCTCGAAGAATACGATCTGCCGGACGGCGCCAGACAAGACTTAAACAGAGTTGTAAAAGACGCGGAAAGATGCCGGGATACTGTAAAAGAACTGCTTGAATTTACTCGTCAAACTCGCCATTTATTGCAACCTCACGATATTAATCAAGCGATTTCCCGGACCCTGTTTCTGCTTAAAAACCAGGCCCTGTTCCAGAATATAAAAATAGAAAATGATCTGGATGCTACGCTCCCATTGGTTCCATCTGATATCCAGCAACTGAATCATTTGTTTATGAACATCATTCTTAATGCGGCCCAGGCCATGGAAGGCCATGGAAAACTGACGATTAAGAACTACCTGTTACCGGAAGGCAATAAGATCGGCATCGAAATCGCAGACACCGGTCCGGGAATACCCGAAGATATCCTGCCCCATATCTTCGAGCCCTTCTACACCACCAAGAATGAAGGGGAAGGAACCGGGTTGGGCCTCAGTCTGGTATACAGTATCGTCGAAAATCATGGTGGTCATATCAAGGTCACAAGTAAGCCCGGAGAGGGAACCACTTTCATCATTGAGATGCCCCTTGAACACAAGAGAAATGGAGGAGATAACATTGAAAAATAG
- a CDS encoding methylenetetrahydrofolate reductase C-terminal domain-containing protein codes for MIVVDRKPVEEIIREVKDHKKILILGCNECVTVCEAGGRKEVAVLASTLRMHFLNQGQTVQIDEHTLQRQCDHEYLEEIRDIIDQYDAVVSLACGVGVQFTAEKYHATPVYPGVNTSFMGVTEERGLWTERCQGCGECILARTGGICPISRCAKRVLNGPCGGSTKGSCEIHKDIVCAWQLIIERLKALDRLDDYEKLSSLKDWSRDRAGGPRKVVREDLKE; via the coding sequence ATGATTGTTGTAGACAGAAAACCGGTTGAGGAAATTATCCGGGAAGTCAAAGATCATAAAAAGATCCTCATTCTAGGTTGCAACGAATGCGTTACGGTTTGCGAGGCCGGCGGAAGGAAGGAAGTCGCGGTTCTGGCTTCGACCTTAAGAATGCATTTTCTCAATCAGGGACAAACGGTTCAGATCGATGAGCATACGTTGCAGCGGCAATGTGATCATGAATACCTTGAAGAGATTCGGGACATCATCGATCAGTATGACGCTGTCGTGTCCCTTGCCTGTGGCGTCGGCGTTCAGTTCACGGCCGAAAAATACCACGCCACCCCTGTCTATCCCGGAGTGAACACCTCTTTTATGGGGGTTACCGAAGAACGGGGGCTCTGGACGGAAAGGTGCCAGGGTTGTGGGGAGTGTATTCTGGCTCGTACCGGTGGGATCTGCCCGATCTCCAGGTGTGCAAAGCGAGTCCTGAACGGTCCGTGCGGTGGCTCGACCAAAGGCAGCTGTGAGATTCACAAGGATATCGTCTGTGCCTGGCAATTGATCATCGAGCGCCTCAAGGCACTGGACAGACTCGATGACTATGAAAAACTGAGTTCCTTGAAAGATTGGTCCAGAGACAGGGCCGGGGGACCCCGAAAAGTTGTCAGGGAGGATTTGAAGGAATGA
- a CDS encoding hydrogenase iron-sulfur subunit, translated as MGDFDPTIIAFCCKYUGYTAADLAGSMRLQYPSNIKIILVPCSGKVDVVHMLHAFEKGADGVYVVGCMEGDCHFNSGNFRARKRVEQVQKILDTIDIGGERVQMYNLSSSEGLRFAQFAMEMNERILKLGPNPIKLAKNKAA; from the coding sequence ATGGGAGATTTCGACCCGACGATTATAGCATTTTGCTGCAAGTACTGAGGCTACACGGCCGCGGACCTGGCAGGTTCGATGCGTTTGCAATACCCGTCCAATATTAAAATCATTCTCGTTCCATGTTCCGGCAAAGTCGATGTCGTGCATATGCTCCACGCCTTTGAAAAGGGCGCCGACGGTGTTTATGTGGTGGGATGCATGGAAGGCGACTGCCATTTTAACAGCGGTAATTTCAGGGCCCGTAAACGGGTGGAGCAGGTCCAGAAGATTCTTGACACCATTGATATCGGTGGAGAAAGGGTACAGATGTACAACCTTTCATCGAGTGAAGGATTGCGTTTTGCCCAATTCGCGATGGAAATGAACGAAAGGATCCTCAAATTGGGCCCCAATCCGATTAAGCTGGCTAAAAATAAAGCTGCGTAA
- a CDS encoding response regulator translates to MEEITLKNRPDNIRVLVVDDEQDVRDGSERILTRIGFEVLKASRGDKALEVFAETEVSIVLLDLKMPGMDGMEVLKRIRNLDESILVIVITGYATVETAIEAMKQGAYDFIPKPFDPDQLRIVVNRAAERIRLTREAERLEQERKRTLSDLDTEKSRIHTIIEHLPNGVMVTNSRGQVVLMNPAAKQLLDLAPGLTVGNQIRDYLPNDGLCDLVLEISQGKYVDFDDLPDYEFAIAGKKYLLAKGQPVLGEKKECLGAVVNIVDITAMKVMDQLKSEFVAKVSHELRSPLSTIHEQLALVIRDMLGNASEYDQHILTRAREKTRGLISLIGDLLDLSRIEEGLIGQEPKPVRLEELLENILDFLKTRAEGKGLSLTLQLPDDPLPELTADPLALESIFGNLITNAINYTQDGGKIKVEVDMAGINVRVKVIDNGFGIADKYLEKIFERFYRVKDEKTRYITGTGLGLPIVKGLVDSMNGFINVESTPGKGSTFTVLLPVKP, encoded by the coding sequence ATGGAGGAGATAACATTGAAAAATAGGCCCGACAACATTCGCGTATTGGTTGTGGATGATGAACAGGATGTCCGGGATGGATCCGAACGGATTCTGACTCGAATCGGTTTTGAGGTCCTGAAAGCTTCTCGGGGCGATAAAGCCCTGGAAGTGTTTGCAGAGACCGAGGTCTCCATTGTGCTGCTCGACCTGAAGATGCCGGGGATGGATGGGATGGAGGTCCTCAAACGCATCAGAAATCTGGATGAATCGATTCTGGTGATCGTGATCACTGGATATGCCACCGTAGAAACGGCCATTGAAGCCATGAAGCAGGGCGCCTACGATTTTATCCCCAAACCCTTTGACCCGGATCAATTGCGCATCGTGGTGAATCGTGCCGCCGAAAGAATTCGCTTAACGCGCGAGGCCGAAAGACTGGAGCAGGAAAGAAAAAGGACCCTGTCTGATCTGGATACGGAAAAGAGCCGCATCCATACCATTATCGAGCATCTTCCCAACGGTGTGATGGTTACCAACTCCCGCGGCCAGGTGGTTTTGATGAACCCCGCCGCCAAACAGCTTTTAGATCTCGCTCCCGGTCTGACGGTTGGAAATCAGATAAGAGACTATCTGCCCAACGATGGACTTTGTGATCTTGTACTGGAGATTTCTCAGGGAAAATATGTGGATTTTGACGACCTTCCCGACTATGAATTTGCCATTGCCGGCAAAAAATATCTTCTGGCAAAGGGGCAGCCGGTTCTTGGCGAAAAAAAAGAGTGCCTGGGAGCGGTTGTGAATATTGTGGATATTACAGCCATGAAAGTTATGGATCAGCTTAAATCCGAATTTGTGGCCAAGGTATCTCATGAACTGCGATCACCGCTTTCAACTATCCATGAGCAGCTTGCTTTGGTAATCAGAGATATGTTGGGGAATGCATCCGAGTATGACCAGCATATACTTACCCGTGCCAGGGAAAAGACTCGGGGTCTGATTTCCCTTATCGGCGACCTGCTGGACCTCTCTCGTATCGAGGAAGGGCTTATCGGTCAGGAGCCGAAACCGGTCCGCTTGGAAGAACTTTTGGAAAATATTTTAGATTTTCTCAAGACCCGGGCAGAGGGCAAAGGACTGTCCCTTACCCTGCAACTTCCCGATGATCCGCTTCCTGAACTCACTGCCGATCCCCTTGCTTTGGAAAGCATTTTCGGAAACCTGATCACCAATGCCATCAACTACACCCAGGACGGCGGAAAAATCAAAGTAGAAGTCGACATGGCCGGAATCAATGTGCGCGTAAAAGTTATTGATAACGGATTCGGGATAGCAGATAAATATCTGGAGAAGATTTTTGAGAGATTCTATAGGGTTAAGGACGAAAAGACAAGATATATCACCGGTACGGGGCTGGGGTTGCCCATCGTAAAAGGGTTGGTGGATTCTATGAACGGTTTCATAAATGTAGAGAGCACGCCCGGCAAGGGCTCAACCTTTACGGTTCTTTTGCCGGTTAAACCCTAA
- a CDS encoding response regulator: MNSKKRILVIDDEPDFCSIVQVNLEKEGFEVELAYSGAEGLEKVHANPPDAIVLDIMMPEMDGYQVCKKLKADEKYADIPVILLTAVASHVTSTRYSHRDGMSTEADDYIPKPASAEEITESIKRLLGE; the protein is encoded by the coding sequence ATGAACTCAAAAAAGAGGATTCTAGTTATCGATGACGAACCTGATTTCTGCTCCATTGTTCAGGTAAATCTGGAGAAGGAAGGCTTCGAGGTTGAGCTTGCCTACAGTGGCGCTGAAGGTCTGGAAAAGGTCCATGCAAACCCGCCGGACGCGATTGTACTGGATATCATGATGCCTGAAATGGACGGATACCAGGTATGCAAGAAGTTGAAAGCCGATGAGAAATATGCTGACATTCCGGTTATTCTGCTGACGGCCGTTGCTTCGCATGTGACGTCTACGCGCTATTCCCACCGCGATGGGATGAGCACCGAGGCGGACGACTATATCCCCAAACCGGCCTCGGCCGAGGAGATTACTGAAAGTATCAAAAGACTTCTCGGCGAGTAA
- a CDS encoding shikimate dehydrogenase: MQVYCIIGDERVSHAKSPAIFSALLKRLGIKGVCVPFKVAPDQIGQALHSIKVLNIAGANVTVPYKEAAIPHLDILSEGANIIGAINTIICKGNELKGYNTNAIGFMDSLHDVGFDADGKSALVLGTGGAAKAVVFILNWLRTKSIIVAGRNAEKTQQIVNRFSGESTPINTLSDRPLAVNIVVNATSVSSPDESPELAAIIERLEVQDCELVLDLNYGRSQNFWQEMALRNDIRFMDGLLTLANQVKRTFFLWTGIQVPQEEFLKVINENL; encoded by the coding sequence ATGCAAGTTTACTGTATCATAGGCGACGAACGGGTCTCGCATGCAAAATCACCGGCTATATTTTCGGCATTACTGAAGCGGCTGGGGATAAAGGGGGTATGCGTACCGTTTAAAGTTGCGCCGGATCAAATCGGCCAGGCGTTGCATAGCATTAAAGTTCTTAACATTGCCGGTGCCAATGTCACCGTCCCCTATAAGGAAGCGGCCATACCGCATTTGGATATCTTATCAGAGGGGGCCAATATTATCGGTGCAATCAACACCATCATCTGCAAAGGCAATGAACTTAAAGGCTATAATACCAATGCCATCGGTTTCATGGATTCCTTGCATGACGTGGGGTTTGATGCTGATGGCAAGTCGGCTCTTGTTTTGGGGACAGGTGGGGCAGCCAAGGCAGTTGTGTTTATTTTAAACTGGCTGCGAACAAAATCTATTATTGTTGCCGGCCGTAACGCAGAAAAAACACAGCAAATTGTCAATCGTTTTAGCGGAGAATCAACGCCGATTAACACGTTGTCGGACCGACCTTTAGCGGTGAACATCGTGGTTAACGCCACCTCTGTTTCCAGCCCTGATGAGTCGCCGGAATTGGCCGCCATCATTGAACGGCTAGAAGTGCAGGATTGCGAATTGGTGCTTGACCTTAATTATGGGCGCAGTCAAAATTTTTGGCAGGAAATGGCTCTGCGCAATGATATCCGCTTTATGGATGGTCTCTTAACACTTGCAAATCAGGTCAAGCGAACCTTTTTCCTTTGGACCGGTATTCAAGTCCCTCAAGAGGAATTTTTAAAGGTGATTAACGAAAATTTGTAA